The genomic DNA TTCCTCGTCGACCTGCAGGTGACCTGGGCCCGGCACGACATGGCGTCCGCGGCGGACGACGTGATCGACGTGGAGGCCCTGATCACGGGCACCGTCCTCTTCCGCGAACGCGACACCTTCCAACCCTTCGTGCGGGGCGGCTTCGGCGGCGGCGGCACGATGATCGGCTTCACCGACTCCGGCGACAACGTCTTCAGCTTCGGCACCGCGGCCATCGCGGGCGGCGGCTGCCAGGTGCGGCTGGGTAGCCGCGTCAGCCTCGAGTTCGAGGCCGTCGCCACCTTCACCAACTATCTCGAGGTGCGCAACGAGTCCGGTGATCCGCGCTTCGACGACGACAGCTGGCAGGTGCGGGTCTCCAGCCACGGCTGGCGCACGGGGGCCGGCGTGGTGTTCTGGTTCTGACCGGGCGCACGGACTGGCGGCACGGCAAAGCGCCGACCCGGGAGGGTCGGCGCTTCGCTGTTTGCCCGGGACCGGGTCAGTCGCAGATCGTGTCGCGGAACCAGGCGTCCCAGCAGGCTTCCTGCCCGCCGTTGTAGTCCGGCACCATCAGGCTGCCGGCGCCGGTGGGGTCCCAGCGGATGAAGCTCGGCGTCGAGGCGTCGCCCGGCGTGAAATCGATGCGCGACTCGTCGGCGCCCGTCTCGAAGCGCAGCGCGTCGCCCTCGTTGCCGTCCTCGTGGCTGGTGAACTCCAGGTAGCGGCCCGTGGCCGTGGCGCCCCAGCGGATCTCGCCGCTGACGGGACCGCCGGACCGGTCGAGGTCGTGGAAGATCCAGGCGGCCTCGTCGCCGTCGCCGCTGGTGGTGCCGGTGAACCACACCAGGGCCGTGCCGTTGGCCGGAGCCAGGCTCAGCTCCCAGGCCACCTGGTCGCCGACCTGGCGCCCGCGCAGTTCGATGCGCACGGCCTGCGGGCCGTTCTGCCAGAAGTAGGTCCACAGCCAGGCGCCGTCGGCCAGGGCCACCGGCGTCGTGTGCACGGCGGCACCGAAGGCACCCACGGGCGCGGCGAGGGTGAGCTTGGCCATGGCGTCGAGCACCACGGCCCGCAGATAGGCGTTGATGAAGTTGTCGTGCTGGCCGGCGGCCTTGCCCAGGTCGTCGGCGGCGTCGAAGAAGCTGAAGTCGAAGCTGAACTGGTCGGCGACGGGCAGCACCGGCGGCTCGGGCACCTGGGTGGCCGTCGGCGACGACTCGTCGTTCGAGCAGCCGGAGAACAGGATGGCGAGCAGGATCAGGACGGCCGCGGTCGCGATGAGGCCGGCGTCGGTGCGAAGAGAGCGGGAGCGGATCATCGTGGGGCTCCTTGGTTGGGGTCGGGGTTGCGAACACTGCTCCCTTTCCGCAAACGGCGTTCCGGACCCGGGAGCCGCCCAGATGGCACCCAAAGCCTTGCAGGACAACTTTTTGACGTTTCGGAAGTGTTCGTGCCGAACCACCGCACCGTGAATCTTCGCTACGGTCGGTTCTCACAGGTCAGGGACCCGCCGGCCACCCCGGAAGACATCTAACCCTTTTGTGGCAACGGATTGAACAATCGGTCCCGCCGATCCCGCCCCCGGCACGCCCGCTGCTGTCCCTCCGGCAAGCGAATCGACCGCCACCCAGCCCGGAGGGAATCCGATGTTCACGACCATGGCCCAGTTCTTCCAGGCCGGCGGCCCCATGATGGGGGTCATTCTCGGCGTGCTCGCGGGCGCGGCCGCCGTCGGCGCCGAGCGTCTCCACTTCTTCATGCGCACCGCCCGCGAGGACGCCGATCGCCTGGTGACCGACGTCGCCCGGCACGTGGCCGACGGCGACCTGCAGGCCCCGCTGCAAGGCCTCGATGGGAACGACGGGCCCGCGGCGCGCCTGCTGCGGCGCGGCGTCGCCGAACTGTGGGAGGGCGCCGCCGCCGACGAGGTGCGGCGCGCCGTCGAGGAAGCGGCCCTCGTCGAGCTGCCTCGCTACGGCCGCCGCCTGAACTACCTGCCCATGCTGGCCAACGTCGCCACCCTGGCCGGACTGCTCGGCACGATCTTCGGCCTGCAGCAGTCGTTCGGCGCCCTGGCCGCGGCCGACGCGGCGACCAAGGCCTCGGTGCTGGCCGCCGGCATCGGCCAGGCCATGAACACGACGGCCTTCGGCCTGATGGTGGCCATGCCCTGCCTCGTGCTCCACGCGCGCCTGGGCAGCCTCGCCCAGCGCCGCAGCGACGCCTGCGACGCCGCCCTCGTGCGCTTCCTCAATTTCTGCGACGCCCACGAGAAGACCCGCCGCGCGGCGCCTTGCCGCGTGGTCGGGTAGGGGGCCGGTCATGCGCGCCTCGTTGACCTCGCGCCGGCCGAGCGCCGGACTCGACAGCCCGGACCTGGACGTGACCCCGGTCATGAACATGTTCATCATCCTGATCCCGTTCCTGGTCGGCATGGCCGCCTTCACGAAGCTGGCCGCCCACGAGATTACCCTGCCCGGCGACCAGCCGGCGGGTGTGGCGGCGGTCGCGGCGCCGCCGCTGGTGGTCACGGCCGACGCCGCCGGCCTGAAGGTGGTCGTGGGTGATCGCGTGCTGGCCGAGCTGCCCCGCCGCGGCGCGGCGCTCGACACGGCCGGGCTGGTCACCGCCCTGCGCTCGGCCGGGCCCGAACGGATCGTCGTCGCGGCGGCCCCCGCCCTGCTCGCGGACGAAGTCGTGGCCTGCCTGGATGCGGCCCGCGCCGCCGGCTGCGACGACGTGGGCCTGGCCGCCGCGCCTGCGGCGGAGGTGTCGCCATGAGCGCCCGGCTCCGCGCCCACGCCACGCGCCTCGCGTCGGCCCCGGCCGTCGACGCCCCGGGCCGGCCGCAGCTGACCAGCCTCGTGGACATGATGGTCATCCTGGTGGTCTTCCTGCTGCACAGCTTCTCGGCCGACGGCCAGCTCGTCGAACCGGCGGCGGGCATCGAACTGCCCGCGTCGTCGGTCGAGACGCCCGTGCCGCCGGCGGTGCAGGTGGTCGTGGGGCGGGACCGGATCCTGGTCGAGGGCCGCGACGTGGCGACCGCGACGTCGCCCGACCTCGCCGCCGCCGTCGCCACCGCGCTGCCCCGCGACACGACCGCGCCCTGCGCCGTCCAGGTCGACCGCGCCGTGCCCTACCGCGTGCTGGCCGCCGTGCTGGCCGGCTGCAGCGGGGCGGGATTCGCCGACGTGCGTCTCGTCGTGCGGGAGGTGGCGCCATGACGACCGCCGCCAGTTCGGTGAGCCGCTACCTGCAGCCCGCCGGCGCACCGCCGGCGCCCCCGGCCGTGCGCGTGCTGACGGCCGCCATCGTCCTGGGCAGCCTCGCGGCGGGCCTGGGTCTCGGACTGGTTCCGGTGCCGGCGCCGGTCGCGATGCCCGGACCGGCGCGTGACGCCGGGACCGTCCGCCTGGTCGAGCTGCCGCCCCCGCCGCCGCCAGACCCGGTCGCGGAGCCCCAACCCGAACCCGAGTCGGCCCCGGAACCGGCCCCGGTCCTCACCCCGGACACCGTGCTCCACGCCCCGGTCGACCTGCCGGTCGAGACGCCCGACGCGGCCCCTTCCGGCGATCCGGAGACCGCCCCTGCCGAGACCGAGGTTCGCCGGGTCTACGGCGTGCGCCGCGTCTACGCCCGGGGTCTCGGCGCGGGCGGCGATCCGTCCGGCCTGGTCGCGAAGCGGGGCAACACCCTGGCCGGCCCGCCCGACACCCTGACCGCCACGGCCGCCGACCTGGCCGGCCGTCTGGCGCCCCTGAGCACCGTCGACCGCGCCCCGGAACCGCTGAGCCGGCCGCAGCCCGCCTACTCCGACGCCATGCGCGCGGCCCGTGTCTCGGGCACGGTCGAGGCCTGGCTGCTGGTCGGCCCGGACGGGTCCGTGCGCGACGTGAACGTCACCAGCGACATCGGGGCCGACAGCCGCGATGTCGCCACGGCGGCCCTGCGCCGCTTCCGCTTCCGCCCGGCCGAGCGCGACGGCGCGCCGGTCGCGGTCTGGATCCTTCACCGCATCCGTTTCCAGTTCCAGGAGTAGAACCATGTCGCGCCGATTCCTCTGTCTGGTCCTGATGCTCGTCGCCGCGACCGCGGCGCGGGCCCAGGAGCCGTCCGCCGCTCCCGACGTCGAGCCCGAACTCATCCGGTTCGTCGCGGCCGAGTACCCGCCCGACGCCCTGCGCGCCGGCCGCGAAGGCACCGTCCTGCTGGAACTGCTGGTCACCGCGGAGGGTGTCGTCGATTCCGTCTTCGTGATCGAAGCGGTCGCGCCCGACCTGGACGCCGCCGCGGTCGCGGCCGCCCGGCTCTGCACCTTCACGCCGGCCCGGGTGGCCGGCGAGGCGGTGCCCGTGTCCCTGCAGTTCGCCTCCACCTTCTCGGTGGCCGAGCGTGCCCGCGGCCTCTCGCCCCAGGTGAACCTGGCCGGCACCGTGCGCGAGATGGGCACGGGTCGACCCCTGCCCGGCGCCATGGTCACCGTCGCCATCACGGCGCCCGACACCGCCGCCCTCGCGTTGCCCCTGGCCGCGCACCTCGCGCGCATCGGCACCTTCGCGGGCCAGTACCGCGAGGGCGACCGCCTCGTCACCTTCGCCGACTCGACCGGGGCCTTCGCCTTCCGCTCGCTGCCGCCGGGCGCCCTGAGTCTCGCATTCCCCAATCCGGGCTACCGCCCGCGCGACCTGGTCGAGACCCTGGCCGCCGGCGAGCGCCTCGACATCGAGGTGCGCCTCGAGCGCACCACCTACACCGAGTTCGAGATCACGGTCTACGGCCGCGGCCCGGAGAAGGAGGTCACCCGCCGCAGCCTCAGCGTGGCCGAGATCGAGCGCATCCCGGGCTTCGGCGGCGACGCCGTGCGCAGCGTCACCGCCCTGCCGGGCGTGGCGCGACCGACGATGAACGATCCCGGCGCCGTCGTCGTGCGCGGCAGCGGCAACTACGACACGCGCTTCCTGCTCGACGGCGTCGACATCCCGCTGCTCTTCCACTTCGGGGGCGTCAAGGCGACCTACAACTCCCTCAGCCTGGGCAGCGTCGACCTCTATCCGGGCGGATTCGGCTCCAGCTACGGCGGCTGCGTCGGCGGCATCGTCGAGCTGACCGGACGCCCCGCCCATCGCGACCACTGGCGCACCGTGCTCGACGCCAGCCTGCTCGACGCCAGCTTCCACACCGAGGGGCCGCTCGGGAAGGGCTTCGGCCTGATGGTCACCGCCCGCCGCAGCTTCGTCGGCGAGCTGGCCGCGATCGCGGCGGAGAGCACCGACGAGTTCGACTTCGCCGTCGCGCCCTACTACTGGGACGCCGTCGCGCGCCTGGACTGGCGCCCGAACCCGGACCACGAGCTCTTCCTGACCGCGTTCGCCGCCAACGACCGCATCGGCCTGGTCGTGCCCGACGCCGCCACGGGCAGCGCCGAGGTCGACGCGGCCATCGACGAGGTCGCGCTCGACCTGAGCTTCAGCCGCCTGATCCTCGGCTGGGACGCCCGCCTCGCCGACAGCGTGCGCAACAAGCTGCGCGCCTCGGCCGGCCGCGATGCGAACTCGGGCCACGTTGGCGGCGACTTCCGCTTCGAGGGCAAGGGCCCCATCTACAACCTGCGCAACGATCTGGCCTGGGACGCGCGGTCCGATCTGACCGTGCACGCCGGCACCGACGTCATCTACACGCCCTACACCTACGAGGTGAAGGTGAACGGCTATCCGGTGTCGCGGCTGGAGGGGAAGAAGTACTCCGACACGGCGGCCTACCTGAACGCCGAGTGGTGGCTGACCGACGAACTGCTGCTCGTCCCGGGCGTGCGCTACGACTACTACCACCACCTGGACGAGGGCCTGGGCAGCCTGCGCCTGGCCGCCCGCTGGGACTACCGCGAGGGCCGCACCATCACCGCCTCGGCCGGCACCTACAACCAGGCCCCGCGCCCCATCGGCCAGAGCACCGATCCGGTGTACGGCAATCCCGAACTGCCGCCGACCACGGCGCGTCACCTCACCCTGGGCCACGAGTGGCGGCTGTCGGACGGTCTGTCCCTCAAGATCGAGGGCTACCACAACACCCAGGACGACGTGCCGGCCCTCGCCGACTCGGCCGACGTGAACTTCCTGCCCGACGCCGAGGCCCGCATGTACGGCCTGGAGTTCATGCTGCGTCGCGAGGCCGGGGGCGGCCGCTTCTTCGGCTGGCTGGCCTACAGCATCGGCCGCAGCGAACGCCGCTTCGCCCGCGATCCGGGCACCGGCCCGGGCTGGAGTCCCGACTCGTGGTTCCTGCACGAGATGGACCAGACCCACCACCTCGAGGCCGTCGGTTCGTGGCAGCTCGGCCGCAACTGGACCTTCGGCTCGCGGGTGCAGTACGTCACCGGCGTGCCCCAGACCCCGATCACGGGCAGCGAGTTCGACGCCGACACCGGCGACTACGTGCCCGTCGAGGGCGAGTACTTCGCCGACCGCGTCGACCCCTACTTCCGCGTCGACCTGCGCGTCGACAAGACCTTCGTCAGGAAGAGCTCGATCTGGTCGGTGTACCTCGACCTGCAGAACGCCAACTACTTCGTCTACAACAGCCCCGAGGGCACGACCTGGAACTACGACTACACCAAGCGCACCGACTACGGCTGGATCTTCATGCCCGCCCTCGGCCTGCGCGTGGAATTCTAGAAAGGGAGGACGCGACCATGACCCGCTTCATCCTGCTGCTCGGCGCCCTGGCGGTCCTGACCGGCTGCGGCGACAACTTCCCCGACGAGGAGCTGCACTTCGGTCTCGAGGACAAGCTGCGGCCCTACGCCGTCGTCATCGAGCCCCCCGAGGCGGCCCCGGGCGAGACCGTGCAGGTCACCCTGCTGCTGCACGCCCCGGCGCCGGACGAACTCGACATCGCCTGGCGCGTGGCGCTCGACTACGACATCGGGCTGTACGAGGTCGACGAGATCGAGCGCGACATCCGGCCGCTGGCGGTGGCCGCGGTGCCGACCGCCGACGCCGAGGGCTTCACCACCCAGACCTTCGCCTGGACGGTGCCCGACTCGGCCCTGCTGCTCACCTCGGCCCTGCCCGACGTGATCGACGATCCCATCCTGCGGGAGCTGCTCGCCGCGGCCGGACTCGGCGGGGGCGGGTCGCCCACGCGCGCCGAGGTCGATGCCGCGCTGAAGGCGCTCACCCCGGCCGACATCGCGGCCATGCCCGCCGATCTCCGCGCGGCGGTCTTCGCCGTCGTCGACCGCTTCGCCTGCCAGGTGCGGCTGCGCGCGACCCTCGACGACGGCCGCGCCGTCGACGTCACCCGCAACCTCACCGTGCGCCACACCGGTCGCCTGGGGGGCGCGAACGCGAACCACAACACGACGCTGACGACCTTCGCCGTCGTGGCCGTGCACGGGCGGGACGCCACCGAGACGGATCTCCGCGACCCGGCCAAACCGAAGTCCCGCTATGACTTCGTGAGCGGGGGCATGGCTGTCGCCGACACCTTGGCGGTGCCTTTCCACGACGACTGGACCTACTTCCTGGACCTCGACTCCGAGCTCGAGACCTACGGGGCACCCTACGAGATGGGCCTGACGGTGCGCGAGGTGCGCAGCCTTCGCTGGTACTACCGCCGCAGCGACGCCCCCCGCGCGGACCACGCCTTCTTCGTCACCGACGCGGGCGATCCGGCCGAGATGGGCGATCTGGACGACCAGCCGCGCATCGATCCGCCGGGGGCGGGCGCCGTGTACCGGATCGTGGCCGTGCCCCGCGACCACCGCGACGACTGGGTCGCCTACCACGCGGTGCCGGGCACCGGGTTGGGGGTGGGTGTGGTGCGGTTCGTGGCGCCCTAGCCGGCCGCGGGGCGCCCGGTCGCGGCAGGCCGGGTGCCCGTGCGTGCCCGCGGCGCCGATCGGAAGTAGATTGATCCGGTATCACGCAGGCCCCATCCAGGGAGGAAACCGTGCCCATCCGCATCACCCCCATCGCCAACGGCCCCCTCATGCTGAACGCCGAGAACGAGCCCTTCCCCGTCCTCCGCGACCACCCCGGCGGCGATGTGCAGCCCGGGAAGAAGGTCTTCCTCTGCCGCTGCGGCGAGTCGCGGAACAAGCCCTACTGCGACGGCGCCCACGCCGCCGCGGGCTACAGCAGCGCCAACACCTGCGATCGCGACGCGGTGAAGGATTTCGCCGCCCCCGGCATCACCGTCCACTTCAACCGCGCCATCTGCAGCGGCGCCGGCGAGTGCGTGCGGGGCCTGCCGGAGGTCTTCGTCAGCGGCGTCGCAGACTGGATCCGGCCCGACCGGGCCGGCGTCGACCAGGTGATGGCGGTCGTGCAGCGCTGCCCGTCGGGCGCCCTGACCTGCTCGGTCGACGGCGAACTCGTCACCCGCGATCTCGCTGAAGTCTCGTTGCGCATCGTCAAGGACGGCCCCTACGAGGTGACCGGCCCGGTCGCCCTCGACACCGAGACCTGGAGCGCCCACGCCTCGCGCACCAGCTTCGCCCTGTGCCGCTGCGGCAGGTCGGGCAACGCACCCTTCTGCGACTACTCCCACGGGGAGCAGGGCTGGAAAGACGGCAGCTAGCGGGCCGCCCGGATGTGGTATGATTCCCCTCCGGCGCGGATGGTCGCGCCGGTCCAAGGGGGATACCATGCCGATCACGTCCGCGCCCGCCTGCATCCGCGCCACGGTCCCTGTCGCCGTCGTGCTGCTGATCGCCACCGCCGCCGTCGCCCAGATCCCGGTCTCCTCCGAGGCCCATCTCGAGATCTGGTCGATCCAGCACAGCGCCCATTCGCCCTGCTCGGGTTCGAGCTACAACCGCGGGCCGACCGAAGATCCGTTCTTCGTCGTTTCGGGCGGGCCCCAGCTGCCGGAGGGCGACTGCCTGGACCTGACCTGGACCGTGGCCTGCACCGACGGCGCCCTGCTCTACATCTGCCAGTTGGCCGGC from bacterium includes the following:
- a CDS encoding outer membrane beta-barrel protein; translation: MLRRALLLALVCVGGLAASAARAEEPALRKWHLGVQATAGARSTHDVFATPLLPGAAVEKKGRGAGFFLGRRFGDRFLVDLQVTWARHDMASAADDVIDVEALITGTVLFRERDTFQPFVRGGFGGGGTMIGFTDSGDNVFSFGTAAIAGGGCQVRLGSRVSLEFEAVATFTNYLEVRNESGDPRFDDDSWQVRVSSHGWRTGAGVVFWF
- a CDS encoding MotA/TolQ/ExbB proton channel family protein; its protein translation is MFTTMAQFFQAGGPMMGVILGVLAGAAAVGAERLHFFMRTAREDADRLVTDVARHVADGDLQAPLQGLDGNDGPAARLLRRGVAELWEGAAADEVRRAVEEAALVELPRYGRRLNYLPMLANVATLAGLLGTIFGLQQSFGALAAADAATKASVLAAGIGQAMNTTAFGLMVAMPCLVLHARLGSLAQRRSDACDAALVRFLNFCDAHEKTRRAAPCRVVG
- a CDS encoding biopolymer transporter ExbD, yielding MRASLTSRRPSAGLDSPDLDVTPVMNMFIILIPFLVGMAAFTKLAAHEITLPGDQPAGVAAVAAPPLVVTADAAGLKVVVGDRVLAELPRRGAALDTAGLVTALRSAGPERIVVAAAPALLADEVVACLDAARAAGCDDVGLAAAPAAEVSP
- a CDS encoding biopolymer transporter ExbD, translating into MSARLRAHATRLASAPAVDAPGRPQLTSLVDMMVILVVFLLHSFSADGQLVEPAAGIELPASSVETPVPPAVQVVVGRDRILVEGRDVATATSPDLAAAVATALPRDTTAPCAVQVDRAVPYRVLAAVLAGCSGAGFADVRLVVREVAP
- a CDS encoding energy transducer TonB, which translates into the protein MTTAASSVSRYLQPAGAPPAPPAVRVLTAAIVLGSLAAGLGLGLVPVPAPVAMPGPARDAGTVRLVELPPPPPPDPVAEPQPEPESAPEPAPVLTPDTVLHAPVDLPVETPDAAPSGDPETAPAETEVRRVYGVRRVYARGLGAGGDPSGLVAKRGNTLAGPPDTLTATAADLAGRLAPLSTVDRAPEPLSRPQPAYSDAMRAARVSGTVEAWLLVGPDGSVRDVNVTSDIGADSRDVATAALRRFRFRPAERDGAPVAVWILHRIRFQFQE
- a CDS encoding TonB-dependent receptor; translation: MSRRFLCLVLMLVAATAARAQEPSAAPDVEPELIRFVAAEYPPDALRAGREGTVLLELLVTAEGVVDSVFVIEAVAPDLDAAAVAAARLCTFTPARVAGEAVPVSLQFASTFSVAERARGLSPQVNLAGTVREMGTGRPLPGAMVTVAITAPDTAALALPLAAHLARIGTFAGQYREGDRLVTFADSTGAFAFRSLPPGALSLAFPNPGYRPRDLVETLAAGERLDIEVRLERTTYTEFEITVYGRGPEKEVTRRSLSVAEIERIPGFGGDAVRSVTALPGVARPTMNDPGAVVVRGSGNYDTRFLLDGVDIPLLFHFGGVKATYNSLSLGSVDLYPGGFGSSYGGCVGGIVELTGRPAHRDHWRTVLDASLLDASFHTEGPLGKGFGLMVTARRSFVGELAAIAAESTDEFDFAVAPYYWDAVARLDWRPNPDHELFLTAFAANDRIGLVVPDAATGSAEVDAAIDEVALDLSFSRLILGWDARLADSVRNKLRASAGRDANSGHVGGDFRFEGKGPIYNLRNDLAWDARSDLTVHAGTDVIYTPYTYEVKVNGYPVSRLEGKKYSDTAAYLNAEWWLTDELLLVPGVRYDYYHHLDEGLGSLRLAARWDYREGRTITASAGTYNQAPRPIGQSTDPVYGNPELPPTTARHLTLGHEWRLSDGLSLKIEGYHNTQDDVPALADSADVNFLPDAEARMYGLEFMLRREAGGGRFFGWLAYSIGRSERRFARDPGTGPGWSPDSWFLHEMDQTHHLEAVGSWQLGRNWTFGSRVQYVTGVPQTPITGSEFDADTGDYVPVEGEYFADRVDPYFRVDLRVDKTFVRKSSIWSVYLDLQNANYFVYNSPEGTTWNYDYTKRTDYGWIFMPALGLRVEF
- a CDS encoding CDGSH iron-sulfur domain-containing protein; amino-acid sequence: MPIRITPIANGPLMLNAENEPFPVLRDHPGGDVQPGKKVFLCRCGESRNKPYCDGAHAAAGYSSANTCDRDAVKDFAAPGITVHFNRAICSGAGECVRGLPEVFVSGVADWIRPDRAGVDQVMAVVQRCPSGALTCSVDGELVTRDLAEVSLRIVKDGPYEVTGPVALDTETWSAHASRTSFALCRCGRSGNAPFCDYSHGEQGWKDGS